CCGGCCCTACGCCCAGTATCGGATGGCTGCGGATCAGCTCCAGGGTATCGCTCCAGTATTCCAGCCGCATCATTGTCGAGAACGCGGGCTGGTTGTGTTTTTGCCCTGAGCCGGCCCTCCAGGCAAAGATTAGGCAGGCGAAGAGTAATGCGCCGCAAAGGATTATCAGCCTGCGCCGGTTGATTTTTTTTCCGGCGATAAAATAAAGGGATAGCCCGGCGAAAATACTGAAAAAAGCCCCTACGGACCGGCTGAGCAGGAAGGCCAGGGATAAAGGCAGGATCAGCCATCTTCTTGAGCGGTCAGCCAGGGTTAACGGGATAAGCATGGCCAGGTAACCGGCCATGGCGTTGGGAGTGATAAAAGGGAAGAATACGCGCCGGGAGCGCATATAATCCCGGGCGAAATCGTAAGACAAATTGCTCTGATCGATGAATTTTTCGGTATGACCGAAGCCGAAAAAGTACTGATAAACTGCCAGAAGGCTGATGATAAATCCGCTAAATACTACCAGGCGCAGCGCCGCGTTCCTTTTTTCTTCATCCCAGGACGAGGCGGCAATAAATATCATTATTCCGGCCAGGAAACCGGATAGTTCGCTGAATGGGGTTATTTTACAGCCGGGCACAAGCGCCGCGACAGCCAAAAAAGCGCAGGAAAGGGCAATCGGAAGTTTTAGCCCGCGCATTGTTTTCTCTGAGGGTTTATCCCGGATGAGGCAGGCAAGAAGGCAGATCAAAAGGATGATCGAATAGGCGTTGTTCAAGTCAGGGAAGGCCGCAGAGGCGATAAACGGCCGCAGGAATATTAGGATTAGAAGGCAGATAAACATTATGATATAATTCTATAAGAGAGGCGGATAATGTCAAGCAAAACAGTCGGTATTATAATCGTTTCGGCGGGCAGGGAGGATTTTATCCGGCCTTTGCTGGATTCGATAAAAGCGCAGGATCATCCGGTTTCCCGGGTCATTGTCATAGATAATTCCCGGGACGGGTTGTCCTATTGTCAGGCTTTGAATAAAGGCATCGCCGAATGCCGGGAGGAATTCATCCTTTGCCTGAATGACGATGTCATACTGGAAAATGATTTTGTGCGGTTGGCGCTGGCGGGTTTTTCGATTGATGGGCGCGTGGGTATGGTCAGCGGCAAGATCCTGCGCTGGGACAAAAAGACCATTGACAGCACCGGGCTTTTCTTGAGCGTGTTCCGGACTGTGCGTGAAAGGGGCTACGGCGTTTTGGACTGCGGGCAGTATGAAAAACCGGGAATGGTCTTTGGGGTGACCGGGGCAGTGGCCTTTTACCGACGGAGTATGCTGGATGGCCTGGCGGATGACGGCAAAGTTTTTGACGAGGATATGAGTTTTTTTTATGAAGACCTGGATATTGCCTGGCGCGGTTATAACGCCGGATGGACCGCGACCTATGTCCCCCGGGCTAAGGCATATCACCTCAGGGGAGGCACAGCCAGGCCGGCTGAGGGGATCGGCCGTAAATTCAGCCGCAGGTTCCTTTCTGACCATTTGCAGTTTGAATTGATAAAGAACCGGTATATCACTATAATAAAGAACGAGAGGCTGGCGGACTTCCTGTGTTTTTTTATATTTATTGTTTTTTACGAGCTGTTATCCTGGGTTTTTTTGCTGGTTTTCAATCCCGGGGTTTTGAGACTGTTCTTTGAGCGCGGTATCCCGGCAGGTTTAGCGCTCTCGAAAAGAAATCGGTTTAAATATCCGGCAAAAATGGTAAAATAAATATTATGAATGAGGATCGCGCGGGATCGAAAAAGCGTAATTGGGTGGTTAAGGCGGTTTCCCGGTTTTCGATACTGGGGGAATTATTCGGTTTCTTATGGCTGAATAGACTCTGGTGGATGATCCCGTTCGTCGCTGTTTTGGTTATTTTGGGCTTGTTGGTCCTGCTGGTCCAGTCTTCCGCGGTTGTCCCTTTCATTTATACTTTATTCTGAGTTATGCGATCGCTCGCCGTTAAATTCAAGAAGGTCCTTTTGGGATTTATCTCTGTGCAGGTGCGTCTTATCCTCGGTATTTTTTATTTCGTTTTAATGGCTCCTCTGGGTTTGTTTATAACTGTTTTTAAGGATTACTTGGGGATTCGATCGGCGCCCGCCTGGAAAAAACGCGGTCCGGTCAGCGCCCCGGCGGATTTCTT
This genomic interval from Candidatus Omnitrophota bacterium contains the following:
- a CDS encoding O-antigen ligase family protein; its protein translation is MFICLLILIFLRPFIASAAFPDLNNAYSIILLICLLACLIRDKPSEKTMRGLKLPIALSCAFLAVAALVPGCKITPFSELSGFLAGIMIFIAASSWDEEKRNAALRLVVFSGFIISLLAVYQYFFGFGHTEKFIDQSNLSYDFARDYMRSRRVFFPFITPNAMAGYLAMLIPLTLADRSRRWLILPLSLAFLLSRSVGAFFSIFAGLSLYFIAGKKINRRRLIILCGALLFACLIFAWRAGSGQKHNQPAFSTMMRLEYWSDTLELIRSHPILGVGPGNFNLAGSRYSHNSYLQLWAETGLIGLGCFLWLAGAVLVSGIKNLRKAGFSVQTGLLLISVTAFLAHNLMDFTFFLPEVSLLWWLILGMFYSCSRPALPARAAGRKTTPAIPGKDNA
- a CDS encoding DUF5989 family protein, which codes for MVKAVSRFSILGELFGFLWLNRLWWMIPFVAVLVILGLLVLLVQSSAVVPFIYTLF
- a CDS encoding glycosyltransferase, giving the protein MSSKTVGIIIVSAGREDFIRPLLDSIKAQDHPVSRVIVIDNSRDGLSYCQALNKGIAECREEFILCLNDDVILENDFVRLALAGFSIDGRVGMVSGKILRWDKKTIDSTGLFLSVFRTVRERGYGVLDCGQYEKPGMVFGVTGAVAFYRRSMLDGLADDGKVFDEDMSFFYEDLDIAWRGYNAGWTATYVPRAKAYHLRGGTARPAEGIGRKFSRRFLSDHLQFELIKNRYITIIKNERLADFLCFFIFIVFYELLSWVFLLVFNPGVLRLFFERGIPAGLALSKRNRFKYPAKMVK